The genomic region tttgaattttgatttccctaacgaagatctaatgtatgtggCAACTACTGAAGAAGACATTCCAGAAAATCATCATTGAAAACTGAATTTTGATGGGGCGTCAAACGCTGTTGGTAATGGGATTGGGGCAATCTTGATATCCCCAAATTGatatcattatccattcacttgcaaattggattttgattgcacaaacaatatggcagaatacgaagcatgtatCATGAGAATCCATGCAGCCATCGAACGAAAAATCAAAGTATTGgaggtatatggggattctgcGCTAGTAATCTATCAACTTAAGTGTGAATGGGAAACAAAGACCCAAAGTTGATCAACTATCGAGAGCTAGTTCTGGATTTAATTAGGGTGTTTGATGATATTACTTTCTATTATCTCCCGCgggatgaaaatcagatggctgacgccttGGTCACGTTAGCTTTTTTGATAAGAGTAAATCAGCAGGAGGACATGAAGccaattcagatgagtatttgtAAGGCTCCAGCTCATTACTGCAATATTGATGAAGAAGAGGAGAGAGACGATTGTTCTTGGTATAATGATATtttacgatatgtgaagaatcgtgaataccctAATCAGGCAACAGGAAATGATAAGAGAATGTTGAGGAGGCTGGCTAGCGACTATGTCTTAGACGGGGAGATTCTGTATAAAAAGAGGAAAGATCGAGTGCTGTTAAGATGTGTTAATGCTGTTGAAGCTAAAAAAATCTTGAAAGAAGTCCATGAAGGTGTCTGCGGGACGCATGCTAATGGGTTCACAATGGCTGGGAAAATCATGAGGTTCGAGTATTTCTGGTCCACAATAGAAGAAGATTGCATCAGTTACTCCAAGAAATGTCATAAGTGtaaaatttatggagacaagatccaTGTTCCTCTttcacctcttcatgttatgacttctccgtggcctttctCAATGTAGGGCATGGACGTTATTGGGCTGATCTCGTCGAAGGCTTCTAATAGatatcgattcatctttgtggtcatcgattatttcaccaagtAGGTAAAGGCTGCTTCATACGCCAATGTCACAAAGTCAGCGGTCAGCAagttcttgaagaaggagatcatatgtcgatatggcatGCCAGAAAGAATCATATTTGACAAGGTGTTGAATTTGAATAACAGTGTGATAGTGGAAATCTGCAGGCAATTCAAAATtaaacaccacaactcgtcaccatatcacccaaaaatgaatggtgtgATTGAGGCAGCCAATAAGAATATCAAGAAaatcgtggggaaaatgactgagacttacaAAGATTGTCAtgaaaagttaccatttgccctctatgcCTATCGAATATCTGTTATGACTTCTACTAGGGCAACACCTtactcattggtttatgggatggaggcagttTTGCCCATTGAAGTCGAGATTCCTTCTCTCCGGGTTTTATTAGAGTTGAAGCTTgacgaagcagaatggatccactCCCAGTATGATCagctgaacttgattgaagaaaagagattgaaggctatccgtcatggtcaaatgtaccagaAGCAAATGATACGAGCGTACAACAAAAAGGTTTACCCTAGAGTATTCCATGAGGGAGACTTGGTATTAAAAAAGATCCTCCCTTTGCAGAAAGAtttcagagggaaatggatgccaaactggAAAGGACCTTATATGTTAAAGAAGGCTTTTTCTAGAGGAGCACTGATATTAACTGAGATAGATTGTAAGAGCCTGCCTAACCCAGTAAATTTGGATTCAGTCAAGAAGTACTTCGCTTAAAAAGTGAAAATCCGTAAAGAGCGCCttaaaaaaaagggagaggccaaggtgaaaactcgcaaagggcg from Gossypium arboreum isolate Shixiya-1 chromosome 1, ASM2569848v2, whole genome shotgun sequence harbors:
- the LOC108478063 gene encoding uncharacterized protein LOC108478063, which gives rise to MGNKDPKLINYRELVLDLIRVFDDITFYYLPRDENQMADALVTLAFLIRVNQQEDMKPIQMSICKAPAHYCNIDEEEERDDCSWYNDILRYVKNREYPNQATGNDKRMLRRLASDYVLDGEILYKKRKDRVLLRCVNAVEAKKILKEVHEGVCGTHANGFTMAGKIMRFEYFWSTIEEDCISYSKKCHKCKIYGDKIHVPLSPLHVKAASYANVTKSAVSKFLKKEIICRYGMPERIIFDKVLNLNNSVIVEICRQFKIKHHNSSPYHPKMNGVIEAANKNIKKIVGKMTETYKDCHEKLPFALYAYRISVMTSTRATPYSLVYGMEAVLPIEVEIPSLRVLLELKLDEAEWIHSQKDIASITEMSDVNLSIRIFLIHANIRIGFEDDTNLRSQKYSKMDPKVAIGQTIEQNGCFYRSSIEKCWPSKKAA